A single region of the Bacteroidota bacterium genome encodes:
- the lptB gene encoding LPS export ABC transporter ATP-binding protein produces MILRADNIVKMYKSRKVVKGVSIHVEQGEIVGLLGPNGAGKTTSFYMIVGLIQPNDGEIYLDDMNITNDPMYKRAQKGIGYLAQEASVFRKLSIEDNIMGVLEMTKLSKKERHMKMEALIEEFGLQHIRKNRGDLLSGGERRRTEIARALATDPKFILLDEPFAGVDPIAVEDIQKIVATLKEKNIGILITDHNVQETLEITDRTYLLFEGSILKAGTPPELAADPMVRKVYLGEKFELRKKY; encoded by the coding sequence ATGATTCTAAGAGCTGATAATATTGTTAAGATGTACAAGAGCCGAAAGGTGGTAAAAGGTGTATCTATTCATGTAGAACAGGGTGAAATAGTTGGATTACTTGGACCTAATGGCGCAGGAAAAACCACCTCTTTTTATATGATAGTTGGTCTTATTCAACCAAATGACGGTGAAATTTATCTGGATGATATGAATATTACCAATGATCCAATGTATAAAAGAGCACAAAAGGGAATTGGTTATTTGGCGCAGGAGGCTTCTGTTTTTAGAAAATTAAGTATCGAAGATAATATAATGGGGGTTCTTGAGATGACAAAATTGTCGAAAAAAGAACGCCATATGAAAATGGAGGCTTTGATCGAAGAGTTTGGATTACAGCATATCAGAAAAAACAGAGGAGATTTGCTTTCGGGAGGAGAACGACGTAGAACCGAAATAGCACGTGCTTTGGCTACCGATCCTAAGTTTATTTTGCTGGATGAGCCGTTTGCAGGGGTAGACCCTATTGCGGTTGAAGATATTCAGAAGATTGTGGCTACTTTGAAAGAGAAAAATATCGGGATATTAATTACTGATCACAACGTACAGGAAACTCTGGAAATTACAGACAGAACGTATTTGTTGTTCGAAGGTAGTATACTTAAAGCGGGAACACCGCCGGAACTTGCTGCCGACCCAATGGTGCGAAAGGTTTATCTCGGTGAAAAATTCGAATTGAGAAAAAAATATTAA